Proteins encoded by one window of Halictus rubicundus isolate RS-2024b chromosome 18, iyHalRubi1_principal, whole genome shotgun sequence:
- the LOC143362928 gene encoding 3'-5' ssDNA/RNA exonuclease TatD: MAENASSSNVEEKTISSAMTQCYENYIIVDVGANLTNKKYSRDLDSVIQRAKDAGVQKIMVTGASIRSSKEALRLTRIYPGTLYSTAGVHPHDAKSWENPDTLQELESIASNPECVAIGECGLDYSRDFSDPETQRAVFHKQVELASQLSKPLIIHERGAQTDVLEVLNHHKNCLPPVLIHSFIGTAEEAQVYLDHGFYLGITGYLCKDKSDSGIRQLLERGHAPLERILVETDAPFMYPNTRASKLPAHVKDALTERSMTFLHRYCTFQRNEPCALPAIVEMVAAFMQITPEEVALATAFNALKLFGLNQ; the protein is encoded by the coding sequence ATGGCTGAAAATGCTTCTTCATCAAATGTAGAGGAAAAGACTATCTCCTCAGCTATGACACAGTGTTATGAGAATTATATCATAGTTGATGTTGGTGCCAAccttacaaataaaaaatatagcagAGATTTAGATAGTGTAATTCAAAGAGCAAAAGATGCTGGTGTGCAGAAAATTATGGTAACCGGTGCAAGTATCCGATCTAGTAAAGAAGCATTGCGATTAACTAGAATATATCCTGGTACTCTATATTCTACTGCTGGTGTGCATCCTCATGATGCTAAATCATGGGAAAATCCAGACACTTTGCAAGAACTTGAAAGTATAGCTAGCAATCCAGAATGCGTAGCGATAGGAGAATGTGGTTTAGATTATAGTCGTGACTTTTCTGATCCTGAAACACAACGTGCTGTGTTTCATAAACAAGTAGAACTTGCAAGTCAATTAAGTAAACCACTAATAATACACGAAAGAGGAGCCCAAACAGATGTTTTAGAAGTTTTAAACCATCATAAGAATTGTTTACCACCAGTTTTAATTCATTCATTTATTGGAACTGCAGAAGAAGCTCAAGTATATTTAGATCATGGCTTTTATTTAGGAATTACTGGGTATTTGTGTAAAGATAAATCTGATAGTGGAATAAGACAATTACTGGAAAGGGGACACGCACCTTTAGAAAGAATATTAGTAGAAACAGATGCTCCATTCATGTATCCTAATACTAGAGCTAGCAAGCTACCCGCACATGTTAAAGATGCTCTCACAGAACGGTCTATGACATTTCTTCATCGTTATTGTACTTTTCAACGTAACGAACCATGTGCCTTACCAGCAATAGTCGAAATGGTAGCAGCATTTATGCAAATTACTCCAGAGGAAGTTGCTTTAGCCACTGCTTTCAATGCTTTAAAATTGTTCGGCTTGAATCAGTaa
- the Naa40 gene encoding N-alpha-acetyltransferase 40 — translation MKKRKTRRQLLAEKEATAKQLVDKANAVINPLESLTSFHKYVTRDNQIIEISCMRAKDATAECVSWIFDVMERNMKTMYEQCDWGWDPIAKKQELTEPAAWYLVASSNNTFLGFSHFRFDIDHREEVLYCYEIQLEVAVRRKGLGQFMMSILESMALKNKMQKVVLTVFKHNLSAMQFFYSLGYKLDKTSPPVSDLLHYVIVSKAVDSGSVTKKKN, via the exons ATGAAG aaaagaaaaacaagacgTCAGCTTTTGGCAGAAAAAGAAGCTACTGCAAAACAATTAGTTGACAAAGCAAATGCTGTGATAAATCCTTTAGAATctttaacttcttttcataaGTACGTAACAAGAGACAATCAGATCATTGAAATTTCCTGCATGAGAGCGAAAGATGCAACTGCGGAATGTGTATCTTGGATATTTGATGTTATGGAGCGTAATATGAAAACTATGTATGAGCAATGCGACTGGGGTTGGGACCCAATCGCAAAGAAACAGGAATTAACAGAGCCGGCAGCTTGGTATTTAGTAGCTTCCTCGAATAACACATTTCTTGGGTTTTCTCATTTTCGATTCGACATAGATCATAGGGAAGAAGTACTTTATTG TTACGAAATACAATTGGAAGTAGCAGTAAGAAGAAAGGGACTTGGTCAATTCATGATGTCCATCCTTGAATCTATGGCATTGAAGAATAAAATGCAAAAAGTAGTTTTAACTGTATTCAAGCATAATCTTTCAGCTATGCAGTTCTTTTATTCTCTAGg GTATAAGCTGGACAAAACCAGTCCACCTGTATCTGATCTGTTGCACTACGTTATTGTGAGTAAGGCCGTTGACAGTGGATCAGtgacgaagaaaaaaaattag
- the Alpha-man-iia gene encoding alpha-mannosidase 2 has product MRTRKTFAILGAGLILACCVMIYLMMDLALFPPGQGPKLSVNDNQWLHFENRLAKLEKDFNKHHEVMNALREVAEAKNFVPIAHSINRYNQSLSSSSSRLEKVLTCNFNIQKVPEVDIQMLEMYRQLEFDNIDGGVWKQGWDISYDDKQWHPNRKLKVFVVPHSHNDPGWLSTFEKYYTLQTRNILNNMVPKLVEDRRRKFIWAEISFFQLWWEDQSKQTRNLVRRLLHDGQLEIVSGGWVMPDESVSHWMAQLVQLTEGHQWLKHNLDYTPNSGWAIDPFGLSPTMPYLLKNAGLENVLIQRVHYSVKKKLARGKNLEFRWRQLWDNNGSTEIFTHVMPFYSYDVPHTCGPDPKVCCQFDFFRLQSFGLTCPWKIAPRAITKANVAERAALLLDQYRKKAQLFKTDVVLAPLGDDFRYTHFTEWDAQYTNYQKLFDYMNKNEQLNVQIKFGTLSDYFDAVKEKHNLSEFPTLSGDFFTYSDRDDHYWSGYYTSRPFHKRLDRVLLSLLRASEVINTIAWTKGNDKLVEGTLAQRLSKARMWHSLFQHHDGITGTARDEVVIDYAKKMIMALNNSAHVLQQSVIHLLKTPPESTIDVDAVHITLDESRLRHTSAGDKQVLLLGDESPLKKVILYNSLPRQRTKVQTLIVSTPYVKVTDRMGQPVQCQISPIWIGPAALTTARYELSFLVTVPGFGITTYIIHALPKTSFPSDVHLANVTVYNTDISIRKIPGFDQIQVIPSAQEFSITQRPDFSASFGISGLLKALKVGNTTFPAHMEFVKYGTRGSGKDKSGAYLFLPDKPEPDLVFMDNKCIIHLITGPIVSKVFVELAHVRHTCILYNSPGSDGLGLHIINEVDISETQNYELAMRLKTDIVSGDQFFTDLNGLNMIKRQRFPKLPTQGNYYPMASSAYIEDKKARLTVVTAQPLGVSSMESGQIEIMQDRRLLQDDNRGLGQGVIDNLLTNHWFMFLLEKKKSPCPSPSPSTHHPAGALSLYGHLASEELLHPIIAMHPQSIVGFDLNASFSPLRYDLPVDLSVVSFRVFPIPDGAGKGIGMILHQVALDMCWNDNSYQRYFNVSESGEVDLTKFLNYIDDWVISQAPLTFHNVGPSLKSPIVNLCPHQILPILFHKTQS; this is encoded by the exons ATGAGGACTCGAAAAACATTTGCAATACTCGGTGCAGGCTTAATATTGGCCTGTTGCGTGATGATATATTTAATGATGGATCTAGCACTTTTTCCACCTGGACAAGGACCTAAACTTTCTGTGAATGAT AATCAGTGGTTACATTTTGAAAATAGATTAGCGAAGTTAGAGAAAGACTTCAATAAGCATCATGAGGTCATGAATGCTTTACGAGAGGTGGCTGAAGCAAAAAATTTTGTCCCTATAGCTCATTCCATAAATCGGTATAATCAATCCTTATCTTCGAGTTCCTCGCGTTTAGAAAAAGTACTTACATGTAACTTTAATATACAGAAAGTACCAGAAGTAGATATACAAATGTTAGAAATGTATAGACAACTCGAATTTGACAATATTGACGGTGGAGTTTGGAAGCAAGGATGGGATATTTCCTATGATGACAAGCAATGGCATCCAAACAGAAAGTTAAAAGTCTTTGTAGTTCCACATTCTCATAATGATCCTGGATGGCTCAGCACTTTTGAGAAATATTATACGCTACAAACTCGAAATATCTTGAACAATATGGTACCAAAATTAGTGGAAGACAGAAGACGTAAATTCATTTGGGCAGAAATATCATTTTTCCAGCTTTGGTGGGAAGATCAATCGAAACAAACTCGTAATTTGGTTCGACGTTTACTTCACGACGGTCAATTGGAGATTGTATCAGGGGGGTGGGTCATGCCAGATGAATCTGTATCTCATTGGATGGCACAGCTAGTGCAGCTTACCGAAGGTCATCAATGGTTAAAACATAATTTAGATTACACACCAAATTCAGGCTGGGCTATCGATCCGTTTGGTCTTTCTCCAACGATGCCGTATCTCTTAAAAAATGCTGGACTAGAAAATGTATTGATACAAAGAGTACACTACtcggttaaaaaaaaattagccaGAGGAAAAAATTTAGAATTCCGTTGGAGACAATTATGGGATAATAATGGGTCAACAGAAATATTCACTCATGTTATGCCATTTTACAGTTATGATGTGCCACATACTTGTGGCCCAGACCCAAAAGTATGCTGTCAATTTGATTTCTTTCGACTTCAAAGTTTTGGTCTAACATGTCCATGGAAAATAGCTCCACGTGCTATAACTAAAGCAAATGTTGCGGAAAGAGCTGCTCTTTTACTAGACCAATATCGAAAAAAAGCTCAACTTTTTAAGACTGATGTGGTGTTAGCACCATTAGGAGATGATTTTAGATACACTCATTTCACCGAATGGGATGCTCAATATACTAACTATCAGAAGCTGTTTGATTATATGAATAAGAATGAACAGCTAAATGTTCAAATTAAATTTGGAACGTTAAGCGATTATTTTGATGCAGTTAAGGAGAAACATAATCTGAGTGAATTTCCTACTTTGTCAGGAGATTTTTTTACATACTCTGACAGAGATGATCACTATTGGAGTGGATACTACACTTCAAG acCTTTCCATAAACGATTAGACCGTGTTCTATTGAGTTTATTACGAGCATCAGAGGTAATAAATACTATAGCTTGGACTAAAGGCAATGATAAATTAGTGGAAGGAACGCTTGCTCAACGTCTAAGCAAAGCAAGAATGTGGCATTCTTTGTTTCAACACCATGATGGTATCACTGGAACTGCCAGGGATGAAGTGGTCATAGATTATGCCAAGAAGATGATAATGGCTTTAAACAATTCCGCTCATGTACTTCAACAGTCTGTAATACATTTATTGAAAACTCCTCCAGAATCTACAATAGATGTAGATGCTGTGCACATAACACTTGACGAATCTAG attgCGTCATACTAGTGCCGGAGACAAACAAGTACTTTTATTAGGGGATGAAAGTCCTTTGAAAAAAGTCATCTTGTACAATTCTCTCCCGAGACAAAGAACCAAAGTACAAACCCTGATTGTCTCAACTCCATACGTCAAAGTAACTGATCGCATGGGTCAACCAGTCCAATGTCAAATTTCTCCAATCTGGATTGGTCCTGCTGCCTTAACTACGGCTAGATATGAATTATCGTTTTTAGTAACGGTACCTGGATTTGGTATTACAACCTATATAATTCATGCTCTACCTAAAACGTCATTTCCATC AGACGTGCATCTTGCTAACGTGACTGTTTACAATACCGATATCAGTATTCGTAAAATACCAGGTTTTGATCAAATTCAAGTAATACCGAGTGCCCAAGAATTCTCGATTACTCAAAGGCCCGATTTCTCGGCATCGTTCGGTATATCTGGTCTTTTGAAAGCTTTAAAAGTCGGCAATACTACATTCCCTGCTCACATGGAATTTGTCAAGTACGGAACCAGGGGTTCTGGTAAAGATAAAAGTGGAGCCTATTTATTCTTACCTGACAAACCAGAACCAGACTTGGTATTTATGGATAATAAGTGTATCATACACTTAATAACTGGACCCATCGTCTCTAAAGTATTTGTAGAGCTAGCCCATGTACGTCATActtgtatattgtataattcTCCTGGTAGCGATGGGCTTGGACTTCATATAATTAACGAGGTTGATATATCAGAAACTCAAAATTACGAACTTGCTATGAGGTTGAAGACAGACATAGTTTCAGGAGATCAATTTTTCACTGATTTAAATGGGCTTAAT ATGATCAAGCGGCAAAGGTTTCCAAAACTTCCTACTCAAGGAAATTATTATCCAATGGCATCGAGTGCATACATAGAAGATAAAAAAGCTAGATTAACTGTAGTAACAGCGCAACCATTAGGTGTGAGTTCCATGGAATCAGGACAAATTGAA ATTATGCAAGACAGACGACTACTTCAAGATGATAACAGAGGATTAGGTCAGGGTGTCATTGACAACCTTCTAACAAATCACTGGTTCATGTTTCTTCTGGAGAAAAAGAAATCTCCGTGTCCGTCACCATCACCATCGACACATCATCCAGCAGGAGCATTATCGCTGTATGGTCATTTAGCTTCGGAAGAACTGCTACATCCAATAATTGCGATGCATCCTCAGAGTATCGTAGGATTTGATTTAAATGCGTCCTTTTCACCACTTCGCTATGATCTTCCTGTAGATTTAAGTGTCGTAAGTTTTAGAGTATTTCCAATACCTGACGGAGCCGGTAAAGGTATTGGAATGATTCTGCATCAAGTAGCTCTGGACATGTGTTGGAACGATAACTCTTATCAACGATACTTCAACGTCTCCGAATCTGGAGAGGTCGATTTAACTAAGTTTTTGAATTACATTGACGATTGGGTTATTAGTCAAGCACCTCTTACATTCCACAATGTAGGGCCATCTTTGAAATCGCCGATTGTTAATTTATGTCCACACCAAATATTACCAATTTTGTTTCATAAGACACAATCGTAA
- the LOC143362927 gene encoding uncharacterized protein LOC143362927 isoform X2: MMDKIVMRSINNSLKLHNWTKLSNYVAKFCTVQSSENFVQAYKKLENQKDILTGYTENITESIQKNDENIQNTELFKCMDEFRLSADEKINYDHIKNSTKFLQICTMIQKNAKRLNAYDIIKVLRFLFSLNTPSDTVLIATLLQLLKCYINYLTTSQIIQSYYMLQTQNETELIKALLKALKVVFNNQIQVELDTTNISTAICALKFAHKIKDENSITHIINVLCRTKGNINMYDAISIFYALSCMPKLHRSHERLLTKVKNVIIYNHKSLEYSTIQFLLHRIIHILETNLVNDFYFERLINVLCEAVMNKNEMFHKDIEILTLLNTMQYSDRFFIDYITKKCIEDPKTLTDCQPNEMLNFVESMNISSYKTKYWDTIEPLILEYTMNRSSTFSYTVAITYHLLSLDFYNKELLDHVFSVYNSRYHNIIDRNIMFYILKIHQYVKTLHPEYQGIALGQDTIDYIRKHIETENISPLKRYLKEVIRGNKYIRHNMKTKLGHTIDHVIILQPDGSPLAANDYSNSTYVEDIAVPIEYRRILILSMPVSLSCRYTMNEQSTWQKTVASLKTLTGCSVVSINLRKWITLHRIERKLYLQELLTI; this comes from the exons ATGATGGATAAAATTGTGATGCGATCAATAAATAATTCACTAAAGTTACACAATTGGACAAAATTATCAAATTATGTAGCTAAATTCTGTACAGTACAGAGTTCTGAAAATTTTGTACAAG CAtacaaaaaattagaaaatcagAAGGATATTTTAACAGGATACACTGAAAATATTACGGAATCTATAcaaaaaaatgatgaaaatatacaaaatacCGAACTGTTTAAATGTATGGATGAATTTCGTCTATCAGCagatgagaaaataaattatgatCATATAAAGAATTCTACAAAATTTCTACAGATATGTACAATGATACAAAAAAATGCAAAACGTCTAAATGCATATGATATTATAAAAGTACTACGATTCTTATTTTCTTTGAACACTCCAAGTGACACTGTATTGATTGCAACATTACTTCAATTACTAAAatgttatataaattatttaacaacTTCACAAATAATACAATCATATTATATGTTACAAACCCAAAATGAAACAGAATTGATAAAGGCTCTGTTAAAAGCTTTGAAGGTAGTTTTCAACAATCAAATACAAGTTGAACTTGATACAACAAATATTAGTACTGCTATATGTGCACTTAAATTTGCACATaaaataaaagatgaaaattcaATTACGCATATTATTAATGTTTTGTGTAGAACTAAAGGAAATATAAACATGTATGATGCTATATCAATTTTTTATGCATTAAGTTGTATGCCAAAACTACATAGATCTCACGAACGTCTTTTAACGAAAGtgaaaaatgtaataatatataatcACAAGTCATTAGAATACAgtacaatacaatttttacttcatCGAATTATTCACATTTTAGAAACAAA tctggtgaatgatttttattttgaacGGCTGATAAATGTACTATGCGAAGCTGttatgaataaaaatgaaatgtttcATAAAGACATCGAAATTTTGACGTTACTGAATACAATGCAGTACAGTGATCGATTTTTTATAGACTATATAACAAAAAAATGCATTGAAGATCCAAAGACACTAACTGATTGCCAACCAAATGAGATGCTTAATTTTGTGGAAAGCATGAACATTTCTtcttataaaacaaaatattgGGATACAATAGAGCCActaatattagaatataccatgaaTAGAAGTTCTACATTCAGTTATACAGTCGCGATTACTTACCATTTACTTTCGTTGGATTTTTATAATAAGGAACTACTTGACCATGTTTTTTCCGTATATAATAGCAGATACCATAACATTATAGACAgaaatataatgttttatattCTAAAAATACATCAGTATGTTAAAACCCTACATCCAGAGTATCAAGGAATTGCATTAGGTCAGGACACAATTGATTATATTAGAAAACACAtagaaacagaaaatatttctcccttaaaaagatatttaaaagAAGTAATAAGAGGTAATAAGTACATAAGACATAATATGAAAACAAAACTTGGGCATACTATTG ATCACGTTATTATATTACAACCGGATGGTTCTCCCTTGGCTGCTAATGATTATAGTAATAGTACATATGTTGAAGATATAGCAGTTCCAATAGAATATCGCAG AATATTAATTCTATCTATGCCAGTATCATTAAGTTGTAGGTATACAATGAACGAACAAAGTACATGGCAAAAAACTGTGGCCTCATTGAAAACATTAACAGGGTGTAGCGTTGTTTCTATAAATTTACGCAAGTGGATCACGTTACATAGGatagaaagaaaattgtatcttCAAGAATTATTAACCATTTAA
- the LOC143362927 gene encoding uncharacterized protein LOC143362927 isoform X1, with the protein MMDKIVMRSINNSLKLHNWTKLSNYVAKFCTVQSSENFVQGKNDLMFNFSLSCYRFLNISAYKKLENQKDILTGYTENITESIQKNDENIQNTELFKCMDEFRLSADEKINYDHIKNSTKFLQICTMIQKNAKRLNAYDIIKVLRFLFSLNTPSDTVLIATLLQLLKCYINYLTTSQIIQSYYMLQTQNETELIKALLKALKVVFNNQIQVELDTTNISTAICALKFAHKIKDENSITHIINVLCRTKGNINMYDAISIFYALSCMPKLHRSHERLLTKVKNVIIYNHKSLEYSTIQFLLHRIIHILETNLVNDFYFERLINVLCEAVMNKNEMFHKDIEILTLLNTMQYSDRFFIDYITKKCIEDPKTLTDCQPNEMLNFVESMNISSYKTKYWDTIEPLILEYTMNRSSTFSYTVAITYHLLSLDFYNKELLDHVFSVYNSRYHNIIDRNIMFYILKIHQYVKTLHPEYQGIALGQDTIDYIRKHIETENISPLKRYLKEVIRGNKYIRHNMKTKLGHTIDHVIILQPDGSPLAANDYSNSTYVEDIAVPIEYRRILILSMPVSLSCRYTMNEQSTWQKTVASLKTLTGCSVVSINLRKWITLHRIERKLYLQELLTI; encoded by the exons ATGATGGATAAAATTGTGATGCGATCAATAAATAATTCACTAAAGTTACACAATTGGACAAAATTATCAAATTATGTAGCTAAATTCTGTACAGTACAGAGTTCTGAAAATTTTGTACAAGGTAAAAATGACTTAATGTTTAATTTCTCTTTATCCTGTTATCGATTCTTAAATATTTCAGCAtacaaaaaattagaaaatcagAAGGATATTTTAACAGGATACACTGAAAATATTACGGAATCTATAcaaaaaaatgatgaaaatatacaaaatacCGAACTGTTTAAATGTATGGATGAATTTCGTCTATCAGCagatgagaaaataaattatgatCATATAAAGAATTCTACAAAATTTCTACAGATATGTACAATGATACAAAAAAATGCAAAACGTCTAAATGCATATGATATTATAAAAGTACTACGATTCTTATTTTCTTTGAACACTCCAAGTGACACTGTATTGATTGCAACATTACTTCAATTACTAAAatgttatataaattatttaacaacTTCACAAATAATACAATCATATTATATGTTACAAACCCAAAATGAAACAGAATTGATAAAGGCTCTGTTAAAAGCTTTGAAGGTAGTTTTCAACAATCAAATACAAGTTGAACTTGATACAACAAATATTAGTACTGCTATATGTGCACTTAAATTTGCACATaaaataaaagatgaaaattcaATTACGCATATTATTAATGTTTTGTGTAGAACTAAAGGAAATATAAACATGTATGATGCTATATCAATTTTTTATGCATTAAGTTGTATGCCAAAACTACATAGATCTCACGAACGTCTTTTAACGAAAGtgaaaaatgtaataatatataatcACAAGTCATTAGAATACAgtacaatacaatttttacttcatCGAATTATTCACATTTTAGAAACAAA tctggtgaatgatttttattttgaacGGCTGATAAATGTACTATGCGAAGCTGttatgaataaaaatgaaatgtttcATAAAGACATCGAAATTTTGACGTTACTGAATACAATGCAGTACAGTGATCGATTTTTTATAGACTATATAACAAAAAAATGCATTGAAGATCCAAAGACACTAACTGATTGCCAACCAAATGAGATGCTTAATTTTGTGGAAAGCATGAACATTTCTtcttataaaacaaaatattgGGATACAATAGAGCCActaatattagaatataccatgaaTAGAAGTTCTACATTCAGTTATACAGTCGCGATTACTTACCATTTACTTTCGTTGGATTTTTATAATAAGGAACTACTTGACCATGTTTTTTCCGTATATAATAGCAGATACCATAACATTATAGACAgaaatataatgttttatattCTAAAAATACATCAGTATGTTAAAACCCTACATCCAGAGTATCAAGGAATTGCATTAGGTCAGGACACAATTGATTATATTAGAAAACACAtagaaacagaaaatatttctcccttaaaaagatatttaaaagAAGTAATAAGAGGTAATAAGTACATAAGACATAATATGAAAACAAAACTTGGGCATACTATTG ATCACGTTATTATATTACAACCGGATGGTTCTCCCTTGGCTGCTAATGATTATAGTAATAGTACATATGTTGAAGATATAGCAGTTCCAATAGAATATCGCAG AATATTAATTCTATCTATGCCAGTATCATTAAGTTGTAGGTATACAATGAACGAACAAAGTACATGGCAAAAAACTGTGGCCTCATTGAAAACATTAACAGGGTGTAGCGTTGTTTCTATAAATTTACGCAAGTGGATCACGTTACATAGGatagaaagaaaattgtatcttCAAGAATTATTAACCATTTAA
- the LOC143362724 gene encoding odorant receptor 13a-like, with translation MGFRVTPRMAIAFTKASVALTCAWPPPLQASKTELLYFNVAWCASFVSSIGLFLPLFNAICEYYNEPIILGKNVSLFAAVAQVTTKMIVCRLMQRRFQRLFLDMEEFCEHATEKENAVLQGHVDRYKYVHGLYTLWCFLTTIFVISGPLYSHQAFPTHAKYPLPVEQQPLRSIIFFHQSLVGFQASSGMAIDAQVALLLRYATVRFEILAMRLERVRSESELNACIVEHARLLRYTKSIYRAVRFISLATVVTTNLAVIFGSLNLVTKQPLPLKILYTLVVVSASGELFMYAWPADSLIHQSTGTAMNVYNSTWFQQNTKQQKKIYFMILRAQKREAIQITGFLPQISLFYYAKFLYTAFSYFAALRVIVEKSNVG, from the exons ATGGGATTTCGCGTGACGCCAAGAATGGCAATTGCTTTTACCAAAGCCAGCGTTGCTCTGACATGCGCCTGGCCACCCCCGTTGCAAGCATCGAAAACCGAGCTTTTGTACTTCAACGTTGCATGGTGCGCATCATTCGTCAGCTCGATCGGACTGTTTTTGCCGCTGTTCAACGCGATTTGCGAGTACTATAACGAGCCTATAATTCTCGGGAAAAACGTGAGCCTGTTCGCGGCTGTTGCACAAGTGACGACCAAGATGATTGTGTGCCGTTTGATGCAGCGACGGTTTCAG AGGTTGTTCCTCGACATGGAGGAATTTTGCGAACATGCGACGGAGAAGGAGAACGCTGTTCTCCAAGGTCACGTGGACAGATATAAGTACGTTCACGGGCTTTACACGTTATGGTGCTTTCTCACAACAATCTTCGTAATAAGCGGACCGTTGTATTCGCACCAGGCATTCCCCACGCACGCAAAATACCCGCTTCCGGTGGAACAACAGCCGCTGAGAAGTATTATTTTTTTCCATCAGTCGCTAGTCGGCTTCCAGGCTTCCTCCGGCATGGCGATCGACGCGCAAGTTGCGCTTCTACTGCGATACGCCACCGTCAGATTCGAAATCCTGGCGATGCGGTTGGAGAGGGTTCGGTCTGAAAGTGAATTGAACGCTTGTATAGTAGAACATGCGAGGCTTCTCAG GTACACAAAGAGCATATACCGGGCTGTAAGATTCATATCCTTAGCCACCGTGGTCACGACAAACCTGGCAGTCATTTTTGGCAGTCTTAATCTGGTTACT AAACAGCCGTTACCATTGAAAATTTTATACACCCTCGTCGTGGTCAGTGCTAGCGGAGAACTCTTCATGTACGCTTGGCCGGCCGACAGTTTGATACACCAG AGTACAGGTACCGCCATGAACGTTTACAATTCAACTTGGTTCCAACAAAATACCAAGCAACAAAAGAAGATCTATTTCATGATATTGAGGGCCCAGAAACGAGAGGCAATTCAAATAACCGGTTTTCTACCACAAATTTCATTGTTCTATTATGCGAAG TTTCTGTACACAGCGTTTTCCTACTTCGCAGCGTTGCGTGTAATAGTTGAAAAATCCAACGTCGGTTGA
- the LOC143362911 gene encoding cuticle protein 8-like, with translation MAFKVSFILPILVLSVLWRGRADAGHAHSFQHFYGPVTGHAEEIGWVDKHGHHRHNYVAHPRYEFSYGVDDHHTGDFHGQKEHRDGKEVHGEYTVKEPGGNVRTVKYHAGKDGFFAHVHNSNGIIHEGGHHH, from the exons ATGGCGTTTAAAGTGAGT TTCATCCTGCCGATACTGGTGCTGTCGGTTTTGTGGAGAGGCCGCGCCGACGCCGGACACGCGCAttcttttcaacatttttacgGGCCGGTGACGGGTCACGCCGAGGAAATCGGTTGGGTCGACAAGCACGGCCACCATCGTCACAACTACGTGGCGCATCCTCGTTACGAGTTCTCCTACGGCGTGGACGATCATCACACCGGGGACTTTCACGGGCAGAAGGAGCACAGAGATG GCAAAGAAGTGCACGGCGAGTACACGGTGAAAGAACCAGGTGGCAACGTCAGAACCGTCAAGTACCACGCGGGAAAAGACGGATTCTTCGCTCACGTCCACAACAGCAACGGAATCATCCACGAGGGAGGCCACCATCATTAA